In Paenibacillus sp. J23TS9, a single genomic region encodes these proteins:
- a CDS encoding NUDIX hydrolase, with translation MFVVNVEGAVYQENKWLVIKRGSGEENAAGTLSFVGGTVEQEGFSQDILERTVKREIFEEVGVEVKERLHFAYSSSFVTEGGSPVINVVFICEYDHGTAYRKSPEEVEAVYWMTTEEIINHPDTPPWTVESVNRAHSILKQLTDPHF, from the coding sequence ATGTTCGTTGTAAATGTTGAAGGGGCTGTATATCAAGAGAATAAGTGGCTGGTGATTAAGCGTGGATCGGGGGAAGAGAATGCGGCTGGAACCTTGTCTTTCGTAGGAGGAACCGTAGAGCAGGAAGGATTCTCACAGGACATTCTGGAGCGGACCGTCAAAAGAGAGATTTTCGAGGAGGTCGGCGTTGAGGTCAAGGAAAGGCTGCATTTTGCATATAGTTCATCATTTGTTACGGAGGGCGGGTCTCCTGTGATCAACGTGGTATTTATTTGTGAATATGATCATGGAACTGCCTATAGAAAAAGTCCGGAGGAAGTCGAGGCGGTATATTGGATGACGACCGAAGAAATAATCAATCACCCTGATACGCCGCCTTGGACGGTTGAGAGCGTGAACCGGGCGCATTCGATATTGAAGCAGCTTACCGATCCACATTTTTAA
- a CDS encoding AraC family transcriptional regulator: MSHSNGSILNFSPILHEQSAEYYWKGTGGLSIKTFRGGRALYQAGHGHFAVGEDRYLLLNQGQEYSITIESEKPVESFCVFFPEGMVQEMRRSLMVPADELLVEPFHPVVREIDFVVKTYETSPELSQVMQQMRIDSLHKLQDRTRVEEQLHALAYGLLIEQQQVKREIAQLHSIKSSTRQELYRRVHVGYEYLCAYFNQSISISEAAEAACLSTNHFLRSFKQLFGFTPHQLLKEKRLQEAGKLLQRTELPVTEICLEVGFQSLGSFSSLFTQKFGVSPSVYRGKCKR; encoded by the coding sequence ATGAGTCATAGCAATGGCAGCATCCTAAATTTCTCACCGATTCTCCACGAGCAAAGTGCCGAGTATTACTGGAAAGGAACAGGAGGGCTATCGATCAAAACCTTCAGAGGCGGAAGAGCCTTGTACCAGGCAGGGCATGGGCATTTTGCTGTAGGGGAAGACCGGTATTTGCTGTTAAATCAAGGGCAGGAGTACAGCATCACTATAGAATCAGAAAAGCCTGTCGAATCCTTCTGCGTGTTCTTTCCGGAGGGGATGGTTCAAGAGATGCGCCGAAGCTTGATGGTACCGGCAGATGAGCTGCTGGTCGAGCCATTTCACCCGGTGGTACGGGAGATTGATTTTGTCGTCAAAACTTATGAGACATCACCGGAGCTCTCGCAAGTCATGCAGCAGATGCGGATAGATTCCTTACATAAACTTCAAGACCGTACTCGTGTGGAAGAACAGCTGCATGCTTTGGCATATGGTCTACTGATAGAGCAACAACAGGTAAAAAGAGAGATCGCCCAGCTTCATTCCATCAAATCTTCAACCCGGCAAGAGCTATATCGGCGCGTGCATGTTGGATATGAATATCTTTGCGCTTATTTTAATCAATCTATCTCCATTTCAGAGGCAGCGGAAGCGGCTTGTCTTTCAACGAATCATTTTCTCAGAAGCTTTAAACAGCTTTTTGGCTTCACGCCTCATCAGCTGCTGAAGGAGAAAAGACTGCAGGAGGCAGGGAAGCTGCTGCAGCGAACGGAATTGCCAGTAACTGAAATTTGTTTGGAGGTCGGGTTTCAAAGCCTTGGCTCCTTCAGCAGCCTGTTTACACAGAAATTTGGGGTTAGTCCGTCAGTATATCGCGGGAAGTGTAAAAGGTGA